Within Caulobacter segnis, the genomic segment GAGACCCTGCGCCGCCGCGCCGCCCGCCGCGAGGTCCAAGCCCTGTCGCAGGGCGCCGGCGAGCCGGTGCTGGTCGCCTACGCCAGCCAGACCGGCTTCGCCGAGGAACTGGCCAACGCCACCGCCAAGGCGCTATCGGACGCCGGCGCGCCTGTCACCCTGCGCGAGCTCGGCGCCGTCACCGCCCCCGACCTGACCGGCCGCGCCTTGTTCGTGGTCAGCACCACCGGCGAGGGCGACGCACCCGACCCGGCCCGCGCCTTCATCCGCGACGTGATGAAGGACGGCGCCGACCTCTCGGCCCTGCGCTATGGCGTGCTGGCCCTGGGGGATTCGAGCTACGCCCATGTCTGCGCCTTCGGCCGGTCGCTGGACGCCTGGCTGGCCCACTCAGGCGCCGCGCCCCTGTTCGACCGGGTCGAGGTCGACGACGGCGATCCCGGGGCCTTGCGCCACTGGCAGGGGCAGCTTTCCCTGCTCACCGGCGTCACCGACGCCCCCGACTGGAGCCGCCCCGCCTACGGCCGCTGGACCTTGGCCGAGCGCCGGCTGCTCAATCCCGGCGGCCCGGGCGGCGAGGCTTGGCATATCCGCCTGACACCGCCCGATCCTTCCGTAGGCGATGGCGCGGCGTGGCAGGCCGGCGACATCCTAGAGATCGGTCCGCGCAACGACCCGGCCTTGCCGCATCGTGAATATTCGATCGCCTCGCTGCCCAGCGACGGCGGGGTCGAGCTGATCGTCCGCCTGACGGCCCGCGCCGACGGCCAGCCGGGCCTGGGCTCGGGCTGGCTGTGCCAGGCCGCCGCGGTCGGCGGCCTCATCGACGCCCGCGTGCGCGTCAACCGCGGCTTCCACGCCCCGGACCCGATCCGGCCGCTGATCCTGATCGGCTCAGGCACCGGCCTGGCCGGCTTGCGCGCCCACCTCAAGGCCCGCGCGGCCCTGGGCGCCCACCGAAACTGGCTGGTGTTCGGCGAGCGAACCTCGGCCCACGACTTCTTCCATCGCGCCGAGATCCAGGGCTGGAAGGCCGCCGGCGTGCTGGAGCGCCTGGACCTGGCCTTCTCCCGCGACCAGACCGAGCGGACCTATGTCCAGCACCGCCTGCGCGCGGCGGCGGAGGTGTTGCGCCAATGGGTGACCGACGGCGCGGCGATCTATGTCTGCGGATCGCTGGAAGGCATGTCGCGCGACGTGCACGCGGCGCTGGTCGAGGTGCTGGGAACGGAGACCGTCGAGCGCCTAACCGACGAGGGGCTGTACCGGCGGGACGTCTACTAGCGCCGTAGCGCCTCGCGCTCCTCCGGCGTATTGGCCCCCCTCAGCCGCGCCATCGCGCCGTCCGGGACCGGCAGGGCCACCAGCCCCGCCCGCTCCACCAGCCGCCGCAGCGGCCAGCCGGCCTCGGCGTCGGCCGGGATCGCATCGGCCGCCACCACCATCGGCACCGGCAAGCCTTCGTAGACCCCGCCGCCGAGCAACAGCGGCGCGAGGTCCTCCACCGTCACGGTCGGCGCGTCCACGGCCAGCACCAGCAGCCGCGTGGTCCCCAGCGCCTTCGCGCCGGCCAGCACGCCGCCGACCGGGCCCGCGCCGGCCTCGTCGTCCGGGACCCAGGGCAGGCCCAGGTCCGCGCCGGCGGTGACCAGGGCCTCCGCGCCCACGGCCCGCGCCAGGTCCGCGACACGGTCCACCGCCCGCCGCCCGTCCCAGTCGAGCACGGCCTTGTCTCGCCCCATCCGCCGGGAGCCGCCGCCACACAGAATGATCGCGCCCAGCGAGGTCATGGCCCGGTCTTAGCAGGATTTTCCATCGGTCTTCCAAGCTCTGCCCGAAGCGGTCTAGTGTCCGGCCCGCAAAGGGACGGAAAAACAATGAGCCAGCCTGCCGAGCGCCAGCGTCGTCGTACGACCCAGAGCGCCACGATCCGTGACGTGGCCGCCCGCGCGGGCGTGTCGCCGATGACCGTGTCGCGGGTGATCAATCGCGAGAGCACGGTCAAGGAAGAGACCCGGGCCTTGGTCGAGAAGGCCATCGCCGACCTCAACTACGCCCCCAACCCCGCCGCCCGCAGCCTGGCCGGCAGCGCGCCGTTCCGCATCGGCCTGCTCTACGACAACCCCTCGACCGGTTACCTGTCCGAGTTCCTGGTCGGGGCCCTGGACGAGAGCAGCCGCACCGGGGCCCAGATCGTCATCGAGAAGTGCGCCGAGCCCGAACTGGCCGGCGCCACCCTCACTCGCCTGCTGAAGACCGGCGTCGACGGCCTGATCCTGCCGCCGCCGCTGTGCGAGTCGCCGCAGGTCCTGGCCGAGGTGAAGGCCGCCGGCGCGGCCGCCGTGGCCGTCGCCCCGGGCATGGCCAGCAGCGACATGGCCACCATCCGCATCGACAACGAAGCGGCCGCCTACGAGCTGACCCAGCACCTGATCGCCCTGGGCCACAAGCGGTTCGGCTTCATCAAGGGCCACCCCAACCAGACCGTCAGCCAGCAGCGCCTGGACGGCTTCATGGCCGCCCTGAAGGCCGCCGGGATCCCGCAGGAGGATATCCGGGTCGAGCAGGGCTACTTCACCTATCGCTCCGGCCTGGAGGCGGCCGAGCGGCTGCTGGGCGTCGAGCCCCGCCCGACGGCGCTGTTTGCGGCCAATGACGACATGGCCGCCGCCGCCGCCGGTCTGGCCCACCGCCTGGGCCTGGACGTGCCGGGCGACATCTCGATCGTCGGCTTCGACGACACCTCGATCGCCGACAACATCTGGCCGGCCCTGACCACCGTCCACCAGCCCATCGCCGCCATGGCCCGCGCCGCCGTCGACCTGGTGCTGGAAGAAATCCGCCGCCACCGCGACGGCGGCGGCGAACCCCGCCAGCTTATGCACCCCCACACGCTGATCGTGCGGGATTCATCAGGGCCGGTTAGCGACTAAAGCTCCCTCTCCCATGGGGAGAGGGTTGGGGTGAGGGGTTACGGCGCCCGACGGAGCGCGGCACGCCGTCGTAACCCCTCACCCTCCCACCGCTACGCGGCGGGCCCCTCCCTCTCCCTATGGGAGAGGGGTCTCCGAAGGGGATTCCCAAATTGGTCTGACAACGCGCTTGCCGTCTTTCCATGTTAGCGCTACCAAGTCTCGACGAACGAGCGCCGCCGATCTTAGCGGCAGCCTTGAGACGCTCGACTAAAGGGGAGACGACGCCGTGGGCGTGAGTGAATTCCTTCCGGAAGACTGGAAAGACGCGACCCTGCTGGGCCGCATCGACTTCGGCGATGGCCCGACGCCCGTGCTGGTGCGCGGCGGCCGCGTCGAGGACGTGTCGAAGATCGCCCCCACCGTCGCCGACCTGATGAACGCCTTCGGCCCCGGCGCACAGATCCCGCGCGGCGAGGACAAGGGCCCGCTGGAAGCCCTCGACATCCGCCCCGTGTGGGAAGACGCCGACGGCCAGGCGGCCGTGAAGCTGCTGGCCCCCGTCGACCTGCAGGTGCTGAAGGCCGCCGGCGTGACCTTCGCCGTCTCGACCCTGGAGCGGGTGATCGAGGAGCGCGCGCGCGGCGACGCCGCCGCCGCCCTGAAGATCCGCGAGCAGCTGTCGGCCAGCATGGGCGGCGACCTGAAGAGCGTGAACCCGGGCTCGGAAGGTGCCGAGCGCCTGAAGCAAACCCTGATCAAGGACGGCCTCTGGTCGCAGTATCTGGAAGTCGCCATCGGCCCCGACGCCGAGATCTTCACCAAGGGCCCGACCCTGTCGTCGATGGGCTGGGGCGATCACGTCGGCGTCCGCTACGACAGTCACTGGAACAACCCCGAGCCGGAAGTCGTGCTTCTGTGCGACGGTTCGGGCCAGATCCGTGGCGCCTCGCTGGGCAATGACGTCAACCTGCGCGACTTCGAGGGCCGTTCGGCCCTGCTGCTCAGCAAGGCCAAGGACAACAACGCCTCGTGCGCGATCGGCCCGTTCTTCCGCCTGTTCGACGATACCTTCGCCCTGGACGACGTCCGCTCGGCCGAGGTCGAGCTGAAGATCACCGGCCGCGACAACTTCGTGCTGGATGGCCACAGCAACATGAGCCTGATCAGCCGTGACCCCGCCGTGCTGGCCGGCCAGGCGTTCGGCAAGCAGCACCAGTATCCGGACGGTTTCGCCCTGTTCCTGGGCACCATGTTCGCCCCGATCCAGGACCGCGACGCGCCGGGCCAGGGCTTTACCCACAAGGTCGGCGACCGCGTCCGCGTCTCGACCCCCAAGCTGGGCGTGCTCGAGAACGAAGTCACCACCTGCGACAAGGCCCAGCCGTGGACGTTCGGCATCTCGGCCCTGATCCGCAACCTGGCCGGCCGCGGCCTCCTCTAATCCAAGGACTTTCGGGATGACCGACACCCTGCGCCACTACATCGGCGGCGAACGCGTCGCCGCCGACGCTCCGGCCGAGAGCCTGAACCCGTCGAACACCAACGACGTCGTCGCCAAGGTGCCGATGGGCGGCCAGGCCGAGGTCGACGCCGCCGTCGACGCGGCCAAGAAAGCCTTCCCGAGCTGGTCGGAAGCCTCGCCGGAAGTCCGCTCGGACCTCCTGGACAAGGTCGGCAGCACCATCATCGCCCGCAGCGCCGAGATCGGCAGGCTGCTGGCGCGCGAAGAGGGCAAGACGGTTCCGGAAGGCGTCGGCGAGACCGTCCGCGCCGGCCGCATCTTCAAGTACTTCGCTGGCGAGGCCCTGCGCCGCCACGGCCAGAACCTGGAAAGCACCCGTCCCGGCGTCGAGGTCCAGACCTACCGCCAGGCGGTCGGCGTGTTCGGCCTGATCACGCCCTGGAACTTCCCGATCGCCATCCCGGCCTGGAAGGCGGCGCCCGCCCTGGCCTTTGGCAACACCGTGGTGATCAAGCCGGCCGGCCCGACGCCTGCGACGGCGAACGTACTGGCCGACATCATGGTCGAGTGCGGCGCTCCGGCCGGCGTGTTCAACATGCTGTTCGGCCGTGGCTCGATGGGCGACGCCCTGATCAAGCACAAGGACGTCGACGGCGTCTCGTTCACCGGCTCGCAGGGCGTAGGCGCGCAAGTCGCCGCCGCCGCAGTGGCCCGCCAGGCCCGCGTGCAGCTGGAGATGGGCGGCAAGAACCCGCTGATCATCCTGGACGACGCCGACCTGGAACGCGCCGTCGCTATCGCCCTGGACGGCTCGTTCTACGCCACCGGCCAGCGCTGCACCGCCAGCTCGCGCCTGATCGTCCAGGACGGCATCCACGACAAGTTCGTGGCCCTGCTGGCCGAGAAGGTCGCCGCCCTGCGCATCGGCGATGCTCTGGATCCGAACACCCAGATCGGCCCGGCCGTCTCCGAAGACCAGATGGAGACCTCGTACAAGTACATCGACATCGCCAAGGGTGAAGGCGGCCGCCTTGTCACCGGCGGCGATCGCCTGAAGCTGGACAACCCCGGCTGGTACGTGCAGCCGACGCTGATCGCCGACACCCAGGCTGGCATGCGGATCAACAACGAGGAAGTCTTCGGCCCCGTCGCCTCGACCATCCGCGTGAAGTCGTACGAAGAGGCGCTGGAGATCGCCAACGGCGTCGAGTTCGGCCTGTCGGCCGGCATCGCCACGACCTCGCTGAAGTACGCCCGCCACTTCCAGCGCAACGCCAAGGCCGGCATGACCATGGTCAACCTGGCCACGGCCGGCGTCGACTATCACGTGCCGTTCGGCGGCACCAAGAGCAGCTCGTACGGCGCGCGCGAACAGGGCTTCGCCGCGGTCGAGTTCTTCACCCAGACCAAAACCTCCTACTCGTGGTCCTAAGCAGCATGTCCTCAGCCATCTATCCCAGCCTGAAGGGCAAGCGCGTCGTCATCACCGGCGGCGGCTCGGGCATCGGGGCCGGCCTGGTCGCCGGCTTCGTCCGCCAGGGCGCGGAAGTGATCTTCCTCGACATCGTCGACGAGGATTCCAACGCCCTGGTCGCCGAGCTGTCGAAGGACGCGGCGATCGCGCCGGTCTACAAGCGCTGCGACCTGATGGACCTGACCGCGCTGAAGGCGGTGTTCAGCGAGATCGGCGACGTCGACGTGCTGGTCAACAACGCCGGCAACGACGACCGCCATAGCCTTAGCGACCTGACGCCCGAGTACTGGGACAACCGCATCGGCGTGAACCTGCGCCACATGGTGTTCGCGGCCCAGGCCGTGGCGCCCGGCATGGCCAAGCGCGGCGGCGGGGCGATCATCAACTTCGGCTCGATCAGCTGGCACCTGGGCCTCGAGGACCTGGTTCTCTACGAAACCGCCAAGGCCGGCATCGAGGGCATGACCCGCGCCCTGGCCCGCGAGCTGGGCAAGGACGACATCCGCGTCACCTGCGTGGTGCCCGGCAACGTCAAGACCAAGCGCCAGGAGAAGTGGTACACGCCGGAAGGCGAGGCCGAGATCGTCAAGGCCCAGTGCGTGAAGGGCCGCATCCTGCCCGAGAACGTCGCCTCGCTGGTGCTGTTCCTGGCCTCGGACGACGCCTCGCTATGCACCGGTCACGAATACTGGATCGACGCGGGCTGGCGCTAGCTGGCGGGGCCGTTCGACGAAAGGAGGCCTTCCCAGGAGGGCCTCATCGCCTTATCGAACGGTCTGCATCGGTTTCACGGAGACTTCGAGTATGAGCGCCGCCACCTGCGTCTGGGACCTGAAGGCCACGCTGGGCGAGGGTCCGATCTGGACCGGCAACGCGTTGTGGTTCGTGGACATCAAGGACCACAAGATCCACCGCTACGACCCCGCCAGCGGCGACGCCACGACGGTCATCGCTCCGGAACAGGTCACCTTCCTGGCCCCGCTGGCCATCGGCGGCGGCTTCATCGCCGGCCTGAAGTCGGGCTTGCACAAGTTCCATCCGCTGACCGGCCTGCAGCGCATCCTGGAGGTCGAGGCGCCCGAACTCGACAACCGCACCAACGACGCCACCGTCGACGCCCAGGGCCGCCTGTGGTTCGGCACCATGCACGACGGCGAAGCGACCCCGAGCGGCTCGCTCTATCGCATGGACGCCACCGGCGTGGCGCGGATGGACAAGGACATCTGCATCACCAACGGCCCGTGCGTCTCGCCCGACGGCAAGACCTTCTACCACACTGACACCCTGGAAAAGATCATCTGGGCCTATGACCTGGCCGAGGACGGCACGCTGTCGAACAAGCGCGCCTTCGTGAAGGTCGCCATCGGCGACGATGTCTATCCGGACGGCTCTGTGGTCGATTCCGAAGGCTACGTCTGGACCGCCCTGTGGGGCGGCTTCGGCGTCGTCCGCTTCTCGCCCAGCGGCGAGGCCGTGGACCGGATCGAGCTGCCCGCGCCCAACGTCACCAAGGTCTGCTTCGGCGGACCCGACCTCAAGACCCTGTTCTTCACCACCGCCCGCAAGGGCCTGAGCGACGAGACCCTGGCCCAGTATCCGCTGGCCGGCGGCCTGTTCGCGCTTCAGGTCGACGTCGCGGGCCAGCCGCAATACGAGGTCCGCCTTGTCTGATCGCACGCCCCGCCGGTTCCGGTCCCGCGATTGGTTCGATAATCCCGACCATATCGACATGACCGCGCTCTATCTGGAGCGCTTCATGAACTACGGGATCACGCCGGAGGAGCTGCGAAGCGGCAAGCCGATCATCGGCATCGCCCAGACCGGCAGCGACATCTCGCCCTGCAACCGCATCCACCTAGACCTGGTGACGCGGGTGCGGGACGGGATCCGCGACGCCGGCGGCATCCCCATGGAGTTTCCGGTCCACCCGATCTTCGAGAACTGCCGTCGCCCGACGGCGGCGCTGGACCGGAACCTCTCGTACCTCGGTCTCGTCGAGACCCTGCACGGCTATCCGATCGACGCCGTGGTCCTGACCACCGGCTGCGACAAGACCACCCCGGCCGGCATCATGGCCGCCACCACGGTCAACATCCCGGCCATCGTGCTGTCGGGCGGTCCGATGCTGGACGGCTGGCACGAGAACGAGCTGGTCGGTTCGGGCACCGTCATCTGGCGCTCGCGCCGCAAGCTGGCGGCCGGCGAGATCACCGAGGAAGAGTTCATCGAGCGCGCGGCCTCGTCGGCCCCCTCGGCGGGTCACTGCAACACCATGGGCACGGCCTCGACCATGAACGCCGTGGCCGAGGCCCTGGGCCTGTCGCTGACCGGCTGCGCGGCCATCCCGGCCCCGTACCGCGAGCGCGGCCAGATGGCCTACAAGACCGGCCAGCGGATCGTCGACCTGGCCTATGAGGACATCAAGCCCAAGGACATCCTGACCAAGAAGGCCTTCGAGAACGCCATCGCCCTGGTGGCGGCGGCCGGCGGCTCGACCAACGCCCAGCCGCACATCGCGGCCATGGCGCGCCACGCCGGCCTGGAGGTCACCGCCGACGACTGGCGCGCGGCCTACGACATCCCGCTGATCGTCAACATGCAGCCGGCCGGCAAGTATCTGGGCGAGCGCTTCCACCGGGCCGGCGGCGCCCCCGCCGTGCTGTGGGAGCTGCTGCAGCAGGGCCGCCTGCACGGCGACGTCCTCACCGTCACCGGCAAGACCATGGGTGAGAACCTGCAAGGCCGCGAGACCAGCGACCGCGAGGTGATCTTCCCCTATGCCCAGCCGCTGGCCGAAAAGGCCGGCTTCCTGGTGCTGAAGGGCAACCTGTTCGACTTCGCGATCATGAAGGCCAGCGTCATCGGCGCCGACTTCCGCGAGCGCTACCTGTCCCAGCCGGGCCGGGAAGGCGTCTTCGAGGCCCGCGCCATCGTGTTCGACGGCTCGGACGACTATCACCACCGGATCAACGACCCGGCGCTGAACATCGACGAAAGCTGCATCCTGGTCATCCGCGGCGCGGGTCCGATTGGCTGGCCGGGCTCGGCAGAGGTCGTGAACATGCAGCCGCCGGATCACCTGCTGAAGAAGGGGATCATGAGCCTGCCCACCCTGGGCGACGGCCGCCAGTCGGGCACCGCCGACAGCCCCTCGATCCTCAACGCCTCGCCCGAAAGCGCTATCGGCGGCGGCCTGTCGTGGCTGCGCACCGGCGACACCATCCGCATCGACATCAACACCGGCCGCTGCGACGCCCTGGTGGACGAGGCGACGATCGCCGAGCGCAAGAAGGAAGGCATCCCCGCCGTCCCCGAGACCATGACGCCCTGGCAGGAGATCTACCGGGCCCATACCGGCCAGCTGGAGACCGGCGGCGTGCTGGAGTTCGCGGTCAAGTACCAGGACCTGGCCGCCAAGCTGCCCCGGCACAATCACTAGGACTCTCCCTTCTCCCCGCGCGGGAGAAGGTGTCGGCGCGAGCCAACGGATGAGGGGTCGATAAACGCAGAACGCCGCGACCGGCCTATCGGCTAGTCGCGGCGTTTCTGTTCGTGCAACCCCTCATCCTGCCCTTCGGGCCACCCTCTTCCGCGAAGGGGAGAAGGGTTACGCTAGTTCCCGGAGAACGAGCGGCGCTCGGGGTCGATGCCGCTCTGCTGGAGCACTTCGTTGGCCGTGGCCACTACGCTTTCGGCGTCCTGGCGCGAGGGCGAGACAAGCACGACCTCGTCGCCGACCGCGATGGCCCAGCGATCGCCATAGCGGCGGATGGTCAGTTGTCTGCTCTGCTGTGTCATGCGGGCGCTCGACTCCAGTCGGCAGCCTCGACGTTCAACATGGCCTCAACGTGGCAGCTTGGCCGTCGCTCGCGCTAGACGGGATCGCCGAAACCCAGCCGCGGGCCCCATCGAATGTCGCGGCAAGTAAAGAAAAATGACCATTACAGAAATGGTTAAGTAATCCTTAAAAATTGCACAAACGTTTGCAAAATTCTTGTGTAGGTTGAACCCGCGACACGGCGTATAACGGCGTTCATCGTAGGCGTCTTTTCACAACACAAACAGCACGTTGCGACTCAACATGACCCCTTATAACCCCTGCGAATGGTCAAGCTCGACGACCGATATCTCGACGCAAAGACCCGTAATAGTGGTGTTTTCGCGAATTCGGCCCTCCGCCCTCCCGGCCCTTTTCGAGCGGGTGCGGCCATGAGCGTCCGGCCCGCCCAGATCATGGATTTCGCGCCCCTGGCCCGCCTCTGGTGGCAGGGCTGGCGCGACGGCCACACCGCCCATGTCGCCGACGCCCTGGTGGCCCGGCGCACCCAGGAAAGCTTCATCGACCGCCTCGCCGTCGCCCTGCCCCACGTCCGCGTGGTGGGCCCGGTCGGCGCGCCGCTGGGCTTCCACCTGGTCAAGGGCGACGAGCTGAACCAGCTCTATGTGGACGAGGACTCGCGCGGAACGGGGATCGCCGCCCTGCTGATGGCCGACGCCCAGGACCGCCTGCTGGAAGCCGGGATCACCAAGGCCTGGCTGGCCTGCGCCGTCGGCAACCTGCGCGCCGCGCGCTTCTACGAGAAGGCCGGCTGGTCGAGGGCCGAGACCCAGACCATACCGACCGAGATCCCGAGCGGCTGGTTCCCGCTCAAGATCTGGCGCTACGAGAAGCAGCTGACGAACGACGCCTCAGCCTGGGCCGCCCGCGCTGAAGTCGAACTGTTCCGGCCGCGACTTGCCCCCGCCGAAGGCGTAGCTGAACCCAAAGAACACCGACCGGACGTTGGCGCTGCGCCGCGTGCGATCATGTAGCGTCGGGGTGTCGGTGACGACCACCTCCTGGAACCAGTCGGCGGCGTCCTGCGCCGTGACCACGAACGAGAGCTTGTCGTTGACCTTCCGGCGATAGCCCAGGTTCAGCATCTTGAACGGCTCGCGATAGCCCTGCGGGGTGATGCGCTTGCCCGAGCTGAAGATGTTGGCCTGGAAGAAGTCCTTGGGCGTGGCCTGCCAGTTCAGGTTCGCCCGCCCCGACAGGGTCGTGCCCGAGCGCGTGCCGGTGAAGCCCAGATTGGCCGCGTCGATCTCGTTCCAGAAGGCGTTGCCCGACAGGTTGTAGGTCAGGGTCTTGGTCAGCCGACCATTGGCGACCAGCTCCAGGCCGCCGCTGCGGCTCTTGCCCAGGTTCCCGCGCGTGGTCAGGAAGACGCCATTCCCCAGGTCGCTGACCACGTCGGTCACGCCGTCGCGGGCGTTGCGGAAATAGGCGGTGGCCAGGTAGGTCGTCGGCCCCTTCCGGTACTGCCAGCCCAGTTCGTAGGAGTCGGTGATCTGGGGCTTCAGGTTCGGGTTGCCCTGCCGGTAGTTGTAGGGGTCGATATAGACCCGATACGGATGCAGGTCCTGGGCGCCCGGCCGCTGGACGCGGCGACTGAAGCTGGCGCTGAGACTTTGGCTGTCGCTGAGCCGATAGCCGGTATGCAGGGTCGGATAGACCTTGAAGTAGTCGTTGTCGGCCTTCACCCCGTGGGTCACGTCGTTCAGGCCGATCTGGACCTGCTCGGCCCGCAAGCCCCCCTGCACCGTGAAGTCGCCGAACGGCCGCTCATAGGTGACGTAGGCGGCGTAGACGTCCTGATCGTAAAGGTAGCGGTTGGTGCGGGCGGGATCGACGACCAGACCGCCCGCCGTGGCGCCGCTGGCGCCGAAGTTGGTGAAGTCGTTGCTGGACTGCTCGAAGTCGACGCCGGTCTTCAGCTTGACGTCCTTGGGCAGCGGCTTGCTGTAGTCCAGCTTGAAATTGGCCCGCTCCTGGTCGACGCCCAGGCCGACGCGCTCGTAGACGGTCGCGCCGGGCGTGTTGCGGGTCACCGCGTCGCCGTCGCGCTGGAAGTCGGTGACCTCGTATTCCAGGTGCGTGGTCAGCAGGTGGTCGGCGCCCTTCAGCTGACGGCGCCAGTCGCCGCTGATGGCGGCGTTGTCGCGGGTCATGTCGCCCGAGAGGTTGCGGAGATAGGCTCGCGCCGGCGCGCCGGCCGCGTTCAGGGCCGAATAGGTCTCGTCGATGTCGGTGTCGAAGGCGATGTGGCGACCGCGGAGCTCCAGGCTGAGCCGGTTCTGCTTGTCGAGGTCATAGTCCAGCCCGCCGCGCAGATTGACCATGCCGCCGCTGTTGTCGACGGCCGCGTCCTGGGTGCTGGGCAGGAACTGGCCGCTGGCGGTG encodes:
- a CDS encoding sulfite reductase subunit alpha; this encodes MIDLDAFSPETRRLIAAGAVAGVYGLFCGGIALRETLRRRAARREVQALSQGAGEPVLVAYASQTGFAEELANATAKALSDAGAPVTLRELGAVTAPDLTGRALFVVSTTGEGDAPDPARAFIRDVMKDGADLSALRYGVLALGDSSYAHVCAFGRSLDAWLAHSGAAPLFDRVEVDDGDPGALRHWQGQLSLLTGVTDAPDWSRPAYGRWTLAERRLLNPGGPGGEAWHIRLTPPDPSVGDGAAWQAGDILEIGPRNDPALPHREYSIASLPSDGGVELIVRLTARADGQPGLGSGWLCQAAAVGGLIDARVRVNRGFHAPDPIRPLILIGSGTGLAGLRAHLKARAALGAHRNWLVFGERTSAHDFFHRAEIQGWKAAGVLERLDLAFSRDQTERTYVQHRLRAAAEVLRQWVTDGAAIYVCGSLEGMSRDVHAALVEVLGTETVERLTDEGLYRRDVY
- the mobA gene encoding molybdenum cofactor guanylyltransferase, whose amino-acid sequence is MTSLGAIILCGGGSRRMGRDKAVLDWDGRRAVDRVADLARAVGAEALVTAGADLGLPWVPDDEAGAGPVGGVLAGAKALGTTRLLVLAVDAPTVTVEDLAPLLLGGGVYEGLPVPMVVAADAIPADAEAGWPLRRLVERAGLVALPVPDGAMARLRGANTPEEREALRR
- a CDS encoding LacI family DNA-binding transcriptional regulator, with translation MSQPAERQRRRTTQSATIRDVAARAGVSPMTVSRVINRESTVKEETRALVEKAIADLNYAPNPAARSLAGSAPFRIGLLYDNPSTGYLSEFLVGALDESSRTGAQIVIEKCAEPELAGATLTRLLKTGVDGLILPPPLCESPQVLAEVKAAGAAAVAVAPGMASSDMATIRIDNEAAAYELTQHLIALGHKRFGFIKGHPNQTVSQQRLDGFMAALKAAGIPQEDIRVEQGYFTYRSGLEAAERLLGVEPRPTALFAANDDMAAAAAGLAHRLGLDVPGDISIVGFDDTSIADNIWPALTTVHQPIAAMARAAVDLVLEEIRRHRDGGGEPRQLMHPHTLIVRDSSGPVSD
- a CDS encoding fumarylacetoacetate hydrolase family protein; protein product: MGVSEFLPEDWKDATLLGRIDFGDGPTPVLVRGGRVEDVSKIAPTVADLMNAFGPGAQIPRGEDKGPLEALDIRPVWEDADGQAAVKLLAPVDLQVLKAAGVTFAVSTLERVIEERARGDAAAALKIREQLSASMGGDLKSVNPGSEGAERLKQTLIKDGLWSQYLEVAIGPDAEIFTKGPTLSSMGWGDHVGVRYDSHWNNPEPEVVLLCDGSGQIRGASLGNDVNLRDFEGRSALLLSKAKDNNASCAIGPFFRLFDDTFALDDVRSAEVELKITGRDNFVLDGHSNMSLISRDPAVLAGQAFGKQHQYPDGFALFLGTMFAPIQDRDAPGQGFTHKVGDRVRVSTPKLGVLENEVTTCDKAQPWTFGISALIRNLAGRGLL
- a CDS encoding aldehyde dehydrogenase family protein, giving the protein MTDTLRHYIGGERVAADAPAESLNPSNTNDVVAKVPMGGQAEVDAAVDAAKKAFPSWSEASPEVRSDLLDKVGSTIIARSAEIGRLLAREEGKTVPEGVGETVRAGRIFKYFAGEALRRHGQNLESTRPGVEVQTYRQAVGVFGLITPWNFPIAIPAWKAAPALAFGNTVVIKPAGPTPATANVLADIMVECGAPAGVFNMLFGRGSMGDALIKHKDVDGVSFTGSQGVGAQVAAAAVARQARVQLEMGGKNPLIILDDADLERAVAIALDGSFYATGQRCTASSRLIVQDGIHDKFVALLAEKVAALRIGDALDPNTQIGPAVSEDQMETSYKYIDIAKGEGGRLVTGGDRLKLDNPGWYVQPTLIADTQAGMRINNEEVFGPVASTIRVKSYEEALEIANGVEFGLSAGIATTSLKYARHFQRNAKAGMTMVNLATAGVDYHVPFGGTKSSSYGAREQGFAAVEFFTQTKTSYSWS
- the xylB gene encoding D-xylose 1-dehydrogenase, producing the protein MSSAIYPSLKGKRVVITGGGSGIGAGLVAGFVRQGAEVIFLDIVDEDSNALVAELSKDAAIAPVYKRCDLMDLTALKAVFSEIGDVDVLVNNAGNDDRHSLSDLTPEYWDNRIGVNLRHMVFAAQAVAPGMAKRGGGAIINFGSISWHLGLEDLVLYETAKAGIEGMTRALARELGKDDIRVTCVVPGNVKTKRQEKWYTPEGEAEIVKAQCVKGRILPENVASLVLFLASDDASLCTGHEYWIDAGWR
- the xylC gene encoding D-xylonolactone lactonase, which codes for MSAATCVWDLKATLGEGPIWTGNALWFVDIKDHKIHRYDPASGDATTVIAPEQVTFLAPLAIGGGFIAGLKSGLHKFHPLTGLQRILEVEAPELDNRTNDATVDAQGRLWFGTMHDGEATPSGSLYRMDATGVARMDKDICITNGPCVSPDGKTFYHTDTLEKIIWAYDLAEDGTLSNKRAFVKVAIGDDVYPDGSVVDSEGYVWTALWGGFGVVRFSPSGEAVDRIELPAPNVTKVCFGGPDLKTLFFTTARKGLSDETLAQYPLAGGLFALQVDVAGQPQYEVRLV
- the xylD gene encoding xylonate dehydratase XylD; amino-acid sequence: MSDRTPRRFRSRDWFDNPDHIDMTALYLERFMNYGITPEELRSGKPIIGIAQTGSDISPCNRIHLDLVTRVRDGIRDAGGIPMEFPVHPIFENCRRPTAALDRNLSYLGLVETLHGYPIDAVVLTTGCDKTTPAGIMAATTVNIPAIVLSGGPMLDGWHENELVGSGTVIWRSRRKLAAGEITEEEFIERAASSAPSAGHCNTMGTASTMNAVAEALGLSLTGCAAIPAPYRERGQMAYKTGQRIVDLAYEDIKPKDILTKKAFENAIALVAAAGGSTNAQPHIAAMARHAGLEVTADDWRAAYDIPLIVNMQPAGKYLGERFHRAGGAPAVLWELLQQGRLHGDVLTVTGKTMGENLQGRETSDREVIFPYAQPLAEKAGFLVLKGNLFDFAIMKASVIGADFRERYLSQPGREGVFEARAIVFDGSDDYHHRINDPALNIDESCILVIRGAGPIGWPGSAEVVNMQPPDHLLKKGIMSLPTLGDGRQSGTADSPSILNASPESAIGGGLSWLRTGDTIRIDINTGRCDALVDEATIAERKKEGIPAVPETMTPWQEIYRAHTGQLETGGVLEFAVKYQDLAAKLPRHNH